The Pseudosulfitobacter pseudonitzschiae genome includes a region encoding these proteins:
- a CDS encoding PhoX family protein produces MNRRSIINAPDIGNKAEAYEAFDDIPTNPNLGRTIGDVIAARYSRRDILRGTLGVTATTALFGTAAMIATPPAHATTTSRYAFDELSWGNDTTHHIAEGYDADILLRWGDPITAEAPEFDVMNQTAAAQLQQFGYNNDYVGFTPLDGNPDRGLLCINHEYTNEEVMFPGLGRQDAVDFAGMTAELIDIEMAAHGGTVVEIARNADGKWELVRDSPYNRRITPLNTQMTLAGPAAGHPRMQTNADPAGMTVMGTVNNCAGGITPWGTYLMAEENFHGYFWSDKLDADGNPDISAHPEPKQMKRYGVPGRWYAWGKFHDHWNIDLEPQEPNRWGWIVEVDPRNPDATPIKHTALGRFRHEGAETCVSADGKLVIYSGDDNRFDYQYKYVSNGTVTGDETFGSSLLTDGTLYVARFDEDGTVTWLPLVYGTGPLTAENGFASQADVLIDTRLAADAVGATPMDRPEDAQPRGDGTAYIMLTNNTKRKPDQTDAANPRADSSFGHIIEIKEDGGQHSATKGTWSILVKCGDPTVTEVGAQWNPDTSENGWFGSPDNAAIDADGRLWISTDQGSGWAKTGKSDGLYALETEGEARGTSKLFFRCPVGGELCGPYFTEQMDTLFLAVQHPGTDGTKNYPGFERNSTFEDPATRWPDFSPTMPPRPSVLVVTKKGGGKIAT; encoded by the coding sequence ATGAATCGCCGCAGCATCATCAACGCCCCCGACATCGGTAACAAAGCAGAAGCCTACGAGGCCTTCGACGACATCCCCACCAACCCCAACCTCGGCCGCACCATCGGCGACGTGATCGCTGCGCGCTATTCGCGCCGCGATATCCTGCGCGGCACATTGGGTGTGACCGCGACCACAGCCCTGTTTGGCACCGCCGCCATGATCGCGACGCCGCCCGCCCACGCCACCACCACCTCGCGCTATGCTTTTGACGAACTGTCATGGGGCAACGACACCACCCACCACATCGCCGAAGGCTATGACGCGGACATATTGCTGCGCTGGGGTGACCCGATCACCGCCGAAGCGCCCGAGTTCGACGTGATGAACCAGACCGCCGCCGCCCAGTTGCAGCAATTCGGCTACAACAATGACTATGTCGGCTTTACCCCGCTGGACGGCAATCCCGATCGCGGGCTGCTTTGCATCAACCATGAATACACCAACGAAGAAGTCATGTTTCCCGGCCTTGGCCGTCAGGACGCAGTTGATTTTGCAGGCATGACAGCCGAATTGATCGACATCGAAATGGCCGCCCACGGCGGCACTGTGGTCGAGATCGCCCGCAACGCGGATGGTAAATGGGAACTGGTTCGTGACAGCCCGTACAACCGCCGCATCACGCCGCTGAACACGCAAATGACCTTGGCCGGTCCTGCCGCCGGTCATCCGCGGATGCAAACCAATGCCGATCCCGCAGGGATGACCGTGATGGGCACCGTCAACAACTGCGCTGGCGGTATAACCCCTTGGGGCACCTACCTGATGGCCGAGGAAAACTTCCACGGCTACTTCTGGTCCGACAAGCTGGACGCAGACGGCAACCCCGACATTTCGGCCCATCCCGAACCCAAGCAGATGAAACGCTATGGCGTGCCTGGCCGCTGGTACGCGTGGGGCAAATTCCACGACCATTGGAACATCGACCTCGAACCGCAAGAGCCGAACCGCTGGGGCTGGATTGTCGAAGTTGACCCGCGCAACCCCGATGCGACCCCGATCAAACACACCGCTCTGGGCCGCTTCCGCCACGAGGGTGCGGAAACCTGCGTGTCGGCAGATGGTAAACTGGTGATCTATTCCGGCGACGACAACCGCTTTGATTATCAATACAAATATGTCTCGAACGGCACTGTGACAGGTGATGAAACCTTCGGCTCCTCTCTGTTGACCGATGGCACGCTCTACGTTGCGCGCTTTGACGAAGACGGCACCGTGACATGGCTGCCGCTGGTCTATGGCACCGGCCCGCTGACGGCGGAAAACGGTTTTGCCAGCCAGGCCGACGTGTTGATCGACACCCGCCTTGCCGCCGATGCGGTGGGTGCCACGCCGATGGACCGCCCCGAAGACGCGCAACCGCGCGGCGACGGTACCGCCTACATCATGCTGACCAACAACACCAAACGCAAACCCGACCAGACCGACGCCGCCAACCCGCGCGCCGACAGCAGCTTTGGCCACATCATCGAGATCAAGGAAGACGGCGGCCAGCATTCAGCCACCAAAGGCACGTGGTCTATTCTGGTCAAATGCGGCGATCCCACAGTGACCGAAGTGGGCGCACAGTGGAACCCCGACACCTCGGAGAACGGCTGGTTCGGCTCGCCCGACAACGCCGCCATCGACGCAGATGGCCGTCTGTGGATCTCGACCGACCAAGGCTCGGGCTGGGCGAAAACCGGCAAGTCCGACGGGCTGTATGCGCTGGAAACCGAAGGCGAAGCGCGCGGCACGTCCAAACTGTTCTTTCGTTGCCCCGTCGGCGGCGAACTGTGCGGACCCTATTTCACCGAGCAAATGGACACGCTGTTTCTGGCCGTCCAGCACCCCGGCACCGATGGCACCAAGAACTATCCGGGCTTCGAGCGGAACTCGACTTTTGAAGACCCGGCCACCCGCTGGCCCGATTTCAGCCCGACCATGCCGCCGCGCCCCTCGGTGCTGGTGGTTACCAAAAAAGGCGGCGGTAAAATCGCCACCTGA